One part of the Bacteroidia bacterium genome encodes these proteins:
- a CDS encoding aminopeptidase P family protein: protein MQQSLEALKRQLSDRGLFALIIPNTDPHQSEYIADYWRVMKFLTGFSGSTGNVVISSDFAGVWTDSRYFLQAESQLKGSGYELVKLKIPHTPEYIDWITEKAPEHAKVGIDARLFSLALYRRMEKRFAKKGIEIVDVGDLISDLWPARPEIPLTPIFIHDQSFAGKSRASKLRELREEMKAKAADYTFISSLDDIAWLYNIRGNDVDYNPTPLCFSLIGLTEATLYINPSKVSDDITEILEQDVKLRPYEEISDSLAKIEGGQSLFLDPGKSNKAALSSISNEVKLLEGMNLTTLPKALKNETEISHIREVMIKDGIAMCKFLMWLESHIGKEKITEVSAAEKLEAFRAEQPNFKGPSFGTIAGYKGNGAIVHYSAEESSCAELHADGIFLLDSGGQYLDGTTDITRTLALSEPKENERRDFTLVLKGHIGIATAVFPAGTRGQQIEASARRALWKYGLNYGHGTGHGVGFFLNVHEGPQTMGSGASGAQGTPMMPGMLTSNEPGIYHSGKYGIRIENLILCVEDQETEFGQFLKFETVTLCPIDLGLVDADLLNREEKDWLNSYHAEVYEKLAPRMNESEKAWLKERTQALS, encoded by the coding sequence ATGCAGCAAAGCCTAGAAGCACTCAAAAGACAACTATCCGATAGAGGCCTTTTTGCCTTAATTATTCCTAATACAGATCCCCACCAAAGTGAGTACATAGCTGACTACTGGAGGGTCATGAAATTTTTGACCGGCTTTAGCGGCTCTACAGGCAATGTTGTGATTAGTTCTGACTTTGCCGGCGTATGGACTGATTCCCGATACTTTCTCCAAGCAGAATCTCAATTGAAGGGATCTGGCTATGAGTTGGTAAAGCTCAAAATTCCCCATACACCTGAATACATAGATTGGATAACAGAAAAGGCTCCTGAGCATGCGAAAGTTGGGATAGATGCCCGTTTGTTTTCATTGGCTTTGTATCGCAGGATGGAAAAACGATTTGCGAAAAAGGGTATTGAAATTGTCGATGTAGGTGATCTTATTTCAGATTTATGGCCAGCTCGTCCAGAAATACCTCTAACTCCTATATTCATCCATGATCAATCATTTGCCGGAAAAAGTCGGGCGAGTAAATTGAGAGAATTGCGGGAGGAAATGAAAGCAAAAGCTGCGGATTATACCTTTATAAGTAGCCTGGATGATATTGCGTGGTTATATAATATCCGGGGAAATGATGTGGATTACAATCCCACGCCTCTCTGCTTTAGTCTAATTGGACTGACTGAGGCAACTCTGTATATCAATCCCAGCAAAGTTTCAGATGATATCACCGAGATACTTGAACAGGATGTAAAGCTGAGGCCTTATGAGGAAATCTCAGATAGCCTGGCAAAGATTGAAGGAGGACAAAGTCTTTTCCTTGATCCAGGCAAAAGCAATAAAGCTGCTTTGAGTAGTATTTCCAATGAGGTCAAGCTCCTTGAGGGGATGAATTTAACGACCCTTCCCAAAGCTTTAAAAAACGAAACCGAGATCTCCCATATTCGGGAAGTTATGATCAAGGACGGAATTGCCATGTGTAAATTCCTGATGTGGTTAGAATCTCATATTGGTAAGGAGAAAATCACGGAAGTGAGTGCTGCCGAAAAGTTGGAGGCCTTCAGAGCAGAACAGCCTAATTTCAAAGGGCCCAGTTTTGGCACCATAGCCGGTTATAAAGGCAATGGTGCCATCGTTCATTATTCGGCAGAGGAAAGTAGTTGTGCAGAACTCCATGCGGATGGGATATTTCTCCTGGATTCAGGAGGGCAATACCTGGATGGTACGACTGACATTACCCGTACCCTTGCACTCTCTGAACCCAAAGAGAATGAGAGAAGAGACTTTACATTGGTTTTAAAGGGTCATATCGGTATTGCGACTGCTGTATTCCCTGCAGGAACCCGAGGACAACAAATCGAAGCCTCCGCGCGAAGAGCCTTATGGAAATATGGCTTAAACTATGGTCATGGTACCGGACATGGGGTGGGATTTTTTCTCAATGTCCATGAAGGCCCTCAAACTATGGGGAGTGGCGCAAGTGGTGCACAGGGAACTCCTATGATGCCAGGTATGCTGACTTCCAATGAACCGGGGATTTACCATAGCGGAAAGTATGGGATACGAATAGAAAACCTCATCCTTTGTGTGGAAGATCAGGAAACGGAATTTGGTCAGTTTCTAAAGTTTGAAACCGTTACGCTCTGTCCGATTGATTTAGGTTTGGTGGATGCAGATCTCCTGAACCGGGAAGAAAAGGATTGGCTTAATTCATACCACGCAGAAGTTTATGAAAAACTCGCTCCTCGTATGAATGAATCCGAAAAAGCCTGGCTAAAAGAAAGAACTCAAGCATTGAGTTGA
- a CDS encoding AMP-binding protein: MSQGIPQAVLKVNNLVDVLRERSEINRGKRLFGFLKNGEDLGQTYTFDELDTRARSIAAHLQEKGLEGERAVLMYPSSLEYMAAFFACLYAGVIAVPVYPPQMGKQVSRIESIIKDATPRIFMGTQDIYDGIETNMPEFAERLRGKWLLTDSIDDSHAGIWTRPNLTEDSISFLQYTSGSTGSPKGVMVSHGNLMANQRSLAYLTGSHDESVYVSWLPLFHDMGLIGTALQPVFYGITSYLMAPFSFVQRPHRWLKAISDYKATFSVSPNFGYDLCVQRVNDEELAKLDLSSWDHACNGAEPVRIDTLERFADKFGPVGFRKESLFPVYGMAESTLVITAWGKGHVANHEHFNGELLEQNKVEVVSPDHPNAHQLANCGFTDTEHEVRIVNPETLKPCGADEVGEIWFKGPSSAKGYWENPEQTKETFEAYLPNNEGPFLRTGDLGFLRGDKLYITGRFKDLIIIRGKNHYPQDIELTVENSHKVLRPNGGAAFSVEAAGDERLVVIYEVDRGLFRKVDNEEVFKAIRESISAEHELQVYAIKLVKRRSILKTSSGKIMRRACKKAYLAGELYEEASWQLPLEETEQEAVTDENAKQIKSTAEILEWIMNWMSQKLSIPVSDIDTADSMNAYGTDSMMTAEFEEEVSKFIGVEWPVMDYLITEPSILEVAERGEEWAKDQLNA; this comes from the coding sequence ATGTCGCAGGGAATTCCACAAGCTGTGCTCAAAGTAAACAATCTTGTAGACGTCTTGAGAGAGAGGTCAGAAATCAATAGGGGCAAACGCCTTTTTGGCTTTCTGAAAAATGGAGAAGACTTAGGTCAGACCTATACCTTTGATGAACTGGATACAAGAGCGAGATCTATTGCAGCACATCTTCAGGAAAAAGGATTAGAGGGCGAAAGGGCGGTGCTGATGTATCCTTCAAGTCTCGAGTATATGGCCGCTTTCTTTGCTTGCCTATACGCCGGAGTAATTGCTGTACCTGTCTATCCTCCGCAAATGGGGAAACAGGTTTCCAGAATTGAATCTATCATCAAAGATGCCACTCCCCGCATTTTTATGGGGACGCAGGATATTTATGACGGTATCGAAACCAATATGCCGGAATTTGCAGAGCGTTTGAGAGGGAAATGGTTATTGACCGATTCCATCGATGACTCTCATGCGGGTATCTGGACACGACCTAATTTGACAGAGGACAGCATTTCATTTCTTCAATATACTTCTGGTTCTACCGGAAGTCCCAAAGGAGTGATGGTAAGTCATGGCAACCTCATGGCTAATCAGCGTTCACTGGCATATCTTACCGGCAGCCATGATGAATCCGTTTATGTAAGCTGGCTACCTCTTTTTCACGATATGGGACTTATTGGTACTGCTTTGCAGCCGGTATTTTATGGGATTACCAGCTATTTGATGGCGCCTTTCTCATTTGTTCAGCGTCCTCATCGTTGGTTGAAAGCCATTTCTGATTATAAGGCTACTTTCTCTGTTAGTCCAAATTTCGGATATGATCTTTGTGTGCAAAGGGTGAATGATGAAGAGCTGGCAAAACTGGATTTAAGTTCCTGGGATCACGCCTGTAATGGAGCGGAACCTGTAAGAATTGATACCTTAGAAAGATTTGCAGATAAATTTGGCCCTGTAGGTTTTCGCAAAGAATCTCTCTTTCCCGTTTATGGAATGGCAGAATCAACCCTCGTAATCACTGCCTGGGGAAAAGGGCATGTAGCTAATCACGAGCATTTCAATGGAGAATTGCTGGAGCAAAACAAAGTAGAAGTAGTATCTCCAGATCATCCGAATGCCCACCAATTGGCCAATTGTGGATTTACAGATACAGAACATGAAGTCAGAATTGTAAATCCAGAAACCTTGAAGCCTTGCGGAGCAGATGAGGTTGGGGAGATTTGGTTTAAAGGGCCAAGCTCAGCGAAAGGATACTGGGAGAACCCTGAGCAAACCAAAGAAACTTTTGAAGCTTATCTTCCAAATAATGAAGGTCCCTTCTTACGCACAGGAGATTTAGGATTCCTGCGTGGAGATAAATTATACATTACAGGTCGCTTTAAAGATTTGATTATCATTCGTGGAAAAAATCATTATCCACAAGATATAGAGTTGACCGTAGAAAATAGCCACAAAGTGCTGAGACCTAATGGTGGTGCTGCATTTTCGGTGGAGGCTGCTGGAGATGAAAGATTGGTAGTAATCTATGAGGTAGATAGAGGCCTGTTCCGCAAAGTGGATAATGAAGAAGTCTTCAAGGCAATCCGTGAGTCCATCTCAGCCGAACATGAATTGCAGGTATATGCGATAAAGTTGGTGAAAAGAAGAAGTATCCTGAAAACTTCCAGTGGAAAGATCATGCGCAGAGCTTGTAAAAAGGCATATTTAGCTGGAGAGCTTTATGAAGAAGCCAGTTGGCAATTGCCTCTGGAAGAAACTGAGCAGGAGGCCGTGACTGATGAAAATGCAAAGCAGATCAAAAGTACTGCTGAAATTCTGGAATGGATCATGAACTGGATGAGTCAGAAGTTGAGCATTCCGGTGAGTGATATCGATACGGCAGACTCTATGAATGCCTATGGAACGGATTCCATGATGACAGCAGAATTTGAGGAAGAAGTCTCCAAATTCATTGGTGTCGAGTGGCCGGTTATGGATTACCTGATCACCGAACCTTCAATTCTGGAAGTAGCAGAAAGAGGAGAAGAGTGGGCGAAAGATCAACTCAATGCTTGA
- a CDS encoding helix-turn-helix domain-containing protein, with protein MEKIYQFDTIGEYNALNQHETLHPLVNIIDFSKAHPRSWDGNKKLKLAFGIYCIFLKEINCGNLKYGCNYYDYEEGTLVFVSPGQVLNLETDGKVYQPKGYALVFHPDLIKGTALANGIQEYNFFSYEAHEALHLSEQERQIILDCFSKIAYELQQGVDKHSKKLIVSNIELFLNYCVRFYDRQFITRDHINKGILEKFESLLQDYFSGNNAQKLGLPSVAYFADELNLSANYFGDLIKKETGKSAKTFIHDKIIDLAKSKTFDTRKTISEIAYELGFKYPQHFTRLFKKQVGMTPNEYRNLN; from the coding sequence ATGGAGAAGATATATCAATTTGATACGATAGGTGAATACAATGCGCTTAACCAACATGAGACATTGCATCCACTCGTAAACATCATCGATTTTTCAAAAGCTCATCCCAGATCTTGGGATGGGAATAAAAAGTTAAAACTGGCTTTTGGTATCTACTGTATCTTTTTGAAAGAGATTAATTGTGGGAATTTAAAATATGGATGTAATTACTATGATTATGAGGAGGGCACCCTGGTTTTTGTATCTCCCGGTCAGGTGCTGAATTTAGAAACCGATGGCAAGGTTTATCAACCCAAAGGATATGCGCTTGTCTTTCATCCGGATTTAATCAAAGGCACAGCTCTGGCAAATGGGATTCAGGAGTATAATTTTTTCTCTTACGAGGCCCACGAAGCCTTGCATCTTTCGGAACAGGAACGTCAAATCATTCTTGACTGTTTTTCAAAAATAGCCTATGAACTGCAGCAGGGAGTTGATAAACACAGCAAAAAGTTAATTGTCTCTAATATTGAGCTTTTTCTAAACTATTGTGTTCGTTTTTACGATCGTCAATTCATTACCCGAGATCATATAAATAAAGGAATATTAGAAAAGTTTGAAAGCTTACTTCAGGACTATTTTTCCGGGAACAATGCCCAAAAACTCGGCTTACCAAGCGTGGCATATTTTGCGGATGAATTAAATCTTTCGGCAAACTACTTTGGAGATTTAATCAAAAAAGAAACGGGTAAATCTGCCAAGACCTTTATCCACGACAAAATCATTGATTTAGCCAAAAGTAAGACATTCGACACAAGAAAAACCATTAGCGAGATTGCTTACGAATTAGGCTTCAAGTATCCACAACATTTTACGAGATTGTTCAAGAAGCAGGTAGGAATGACTCCCAATGAATACAGAAACCTGAATTAA
- a CDS encoding (2Fe-2S)-binding protein produces the protein MAAFTLNINGKDHQLEVDPSTPMLWVLRDHINLVGTKYGCGIAQCGACTIHLDGVAVRSCQMPVSAIGDKAITTIEGLSEKGDHPLQKAWIEHDVPQCGYCQAGQIMNAAAFLKDNPNPSDEEIESAMNGNICRCGTYTRIKAAIKTAANS, from the coding sequence ATGGCAGCCTTTACCTTAAACATAAATGGAAAAGATCATCAGCTGGAGGTAGATCCTTCAACTCCCATGCTATGGGTACTTAGAGATCACATCAATTTGGTTGGAACCAAATACGGCTGCGGGATCGCTCAATGCGGTGCCTGTACGATTCACCTGGATGGCGTAGCCGTCCGTTCCTGCCAAATGCCGGTTTCAGCAATTGGAGATAAAGCCATAACAACCATTGAAGGCTTATCTGAAAAGGGAGACCATCCCTTACAAAAAGCATGGATAGAGCATGATGTTCCTCAATGCGGCTATTGCCAGGCGGGGCAGATCATGAATGCAGCCGCTTTTTTGAAAGACAATCCCAATCCTTCAGATGAGGAAATTGAATCAGCTATGAATGGAAATATCTGTCGCTGTGGGACTTATACTCGTATCAAAGCGGCCATTAAAACAGCGGCGAATTCCTGA
- a CDS encoding molybdopterin cofactor-binding domain-containing protein, with amino-acid sequence MSNIKTSYNRRSFLKASALAGGGLVISFNFLASCTPEEVEEKLVLPKEWYDFNSYLKIGDNGVVSIYSPNPEFGQNVKTSMPMIVAEELEVDWKNVIVEQAAYSPEQFPGSPFGQFTGGSRGIMMKWKPLRIAGATAKQMLKEAAAKAWQVPVGEITAQAGLLEHKASQKSAGYGEMASAAAQIPVPEEVDLKEPKDYSIIGHSKKNVDGKKIVTGKPLFGVDYQKEGMLIAMIEQPPAFGMTLSSIENADKLKSMPGIVDVFPLKTYKDGFKRGFFDTNAFAELVAIVGNSTWEVMQAKKKLEVSWKPLPDKTLTMSRFGRDFKVNVPGGLENTVEHNARMSELMDKPGKIVREDGDPDAMFKKAARIIERTYTAPYLAHNCMEPMNFFADVKENQVHVAGPLQGPGLIESAIADRLGIAEENIEIEMTRMGGGFGRRAYSHHVVEAAVISQRVNAPVKLIYSREDDMTNGVYRPTYQARYRAALDENNQLLAMHVKAGGVPESPLFANRFPAGSLDHYKAEEFSIDSNITTGAFRAPRSNFMAGAEQSFLDEIAEEMGKDPIEFRLELLNRAAENPVGERNDYDAERYAGVLKLVRDKSAWGNKDENLHRGVSAYFCHNSYAAHVLDLKLVDGEPSVQKVTCAIDCGIVINPDAAANMAEGGITDGIGNAFFGEMSFINGIPQKNNFHQYRMIRMEEAPKEIEVHFVDSDVDPTGLGEPPFPPIFGAVANAMYKATGERQYNQPFLGEKLDLTKE; translated from the coding sequence ATGTCAAATATTAAAACTTCCTATAACAGACGGTCTTTTTTAAAAGCTAGTGCCCTTGCAGGTGGTGGATTGGTGATTAGTTTCAACTTCCTGGCATCCTGTACTCCAGAAGAAGTAGAGGAGAAACTGGTTCTACCTAAAGAATGGTACGATTTCAATAGCTATCTCAAAATTGGAGACAATGGGGTCGTGAGCATTTATTCTCCCAATCCAGAATTTGGGCAAAATGTAAAGACTTCCATGCCTATGATTGTTGCGGAAGAATTGGAGGTAGACTGGAAAAATGTAATCGTAGAGCAGGCAGCTTACAGTCCGGAGCAATTTCCGGGATCTCCCTTCGGTCAATTTACCGGAGGAAGTCGGGGGATCATGATGAAATGGAAACCCCTGCGTATTGCCGGAGCTACAGCTAAACAAATGCTGAAAGAAGCTGCCGCAAAGGCCTGGCAAGTACCTGTAGGAGAAATCACGGCGCAGGCCGGACTATTGGAACATAAAGCCAGTCAAAAATCTGCGGGCTATGGAGAAATGGCATCCGCTGCAGCTCAAATCCCCGTTCCAGAGGAAGTGGATTTAAAAGAACCTAAAGACTACAGCATCATTGGACACTCAAAGAAAAATGTAGATGGCAAGAAAATAGTTACAGGAAAACCCCTGTTTGGGGTAGATTATCAAAAAGAGGGGATGCTCATCGCTATGATTGAGCAGCCCCCTGCTTTTGGTATGACCTTGAGTTCCATTGAAAATGCAGATAAATTAAAATCCATGCCGGGCATTGTGGATGTATTTCCTCTAAAAACTTATAAAGATGGCTTTAAACGAGGATTTTTTGATACCAATGCTTTTGCAGAACTTGTTGCTATCGTAGGCAATTCTACCTGGGAAGTCATGCAGGCAAAGAAAAAGCTGGAGGTAAGTTGGAAGCCGCTACCCGACAAGACCTTGACCATGAGCAGGTTTGGACGGGATTTCAAGGTAAATGTACCCGGAGGGCTTGAAAATACGGTTGAGCACAATGCCCGGATGAGCGAGTTAATGGATAAACCGGGCAAGATTGTTCGGGAAGATGGAGATCCTGATGCTATGTTCAAAAAAGCTGCCCGGATTATAGAACGGACCTATACGGCTCCTTACCTTGCCCATAACTGCATGGAGCCCATGAACTTTTTTGCTGATGTAAAAGAAAATCAGGTACATGTGGCTGGCCCACTTCAAGGCCCGGGACTAATTGAATCCGCAATAGCAGATCGTCTCGGCATAGCAGAAGAAAATATCGAAATAGAAATGACACGAATGGGAGGAGGATTCGGTCGCCGTGCCTATTCTCACCATGTCGTTGAAGCAGCTGTGATTTCCCAGCGAGTAAATGCTCCCGTTAAATTGATTTATAGTCGTGAAGACGATATGACCAATGGTGTTTATCGTCCCACCTACCAAGCAAGGTATCGTGCTGCCCTGGACGAGAACAATCAACTATTGGCTATGCATGTGAAAGCTGGAGGAGTTCCCGAGAGTCCCCTCTTTGCAAATCGTTTCCCTGCAGGTTCCCTGGATCATTATAAAGCAGAGGAGTTTTCCATCGACTCCAATATTACCACAGGTGCATTTAGAGCTCCCCGGTCAAACTTTATGGCAGGAGCAGAACAATCTTTCCTGGATGAAATAGCGGAGGAAATGGGTAAAGACCCAATAGAATTTCGCCTTGAGTTATTGAATCGAGCGGCAGAAAATCCTGTCGGAGAGCGAAATGACTATGATGCAGAACGATATGCAGGCGTCTTGAAACTGGTAAGAGATAAATCAGCCTGGGGAAATAAAGATGAAAACCTTCACCGGGGAGTATCTGCTTACTTCTGTCACAATTCTTATGCTGCTCATGTACTGGATTTGAAACTGGTAGATGGAGAGCCAAGTGTCCAGAAAGTAACCTGTGCAATAGATTGTGGGATTGTTATTAATCCAGATGCAGCTGCGAACATGGCCGAGGGAGGAATTACAGATGGAATAGGAAATGCATTTTTCGGAGAAATGAGCTTTATAAATGGAATTCCTCAAAAAAATAATTTCCATCAGTACCGAATGATTAGAATGGAAGAAGCTCCTAAAGAGATAGAAGTTCACTTTGTAGATAGCGATGTCGATCCTACCGGATTGGGAGAGCCCCCTTTCCCACCCATCTTTGGAGCTGTTGCCAATGCTATGTACAAGGCTACAGGAGAACGTCAATACAATCAACCCTTTCTGGGAGAAAAATTAGATTTGACGAAAGAATAA
- a CDS encoding molybdopterin cofactor-binding domain-containing protein yields the protein MTPIKTSHNRRSFLKASALMGGGMMLSFSWLASCASEQEESLSLPDEWFELNGYLKIGDNGVITIISPNPEGGQNIKTSMPMIVAEELDVDWKDVIVEQAPLNTELYQRQFIGGSNAIRFAWNSLRMAGATARQMLCNAAASAWDASPAEITTEAGVLYHTASGKSAGYGEMAAAATQTPVPEEVQLKNVQDFTLIGTSRKNVDSRKIVTGEPLFGIDTQKEGMLIAMIIHPPAFGMKLSSVDDAKARSMPGIQDIFPIKVLEDDFNRQHFDTCAFLDVLAIVGNSTWEVMQAKKTLEVKWEPFESYTEERQPFRGPKLNLLIPAGLENTADHQAKMRELDAKAGQLVRKDGDPESAFKNAAKVIERTYTAPFLAHNCMEPMNFFAEVKEGKAKLAGPLQKAELTEKTLSARLGIPLEDIDIQLTRLGGGYGRRSYANWAIEAALISEKVKAPIKLIYTREDDMTGGIYRPAYQASYRAAFDIDNKLTAFHVKAGGIPESPLYANRFPAGAIDNYLAESWTLNTNITIGSFRAPRSNFIAAAEQSFLDELAEAVEKDPIEFRLELLERAAKHPVGERNDYDAERYAGVLKLLKEKSGWGKDQDSQIRRGVSAYFCHNSYAAQVVDLYVKDGKPVIERVCCAIDCGIVINPDAATNLCEGAIVDGIGNALFGELRFRKGVPEKNNFHQYRMIRMGEAPKAIDVHFVENEIDPTGLGEPAFPPVFGALANALYKATGERQYHQPFILDKKQI from the coding sequence ATGACACCCATTAAAACCTCTCACAATAGACGGTCTTTCCTTAAAGCCTCTGCTTTAATGGGAGGAGGAATGATGCTTAGCTTTAGTTGGTTGGCGTCTTGTGCTTCCGAACAGGAAGAAAGTCTGAGTTTGCCAGATGAGTGGTTTGAACTGAACGGATATTTGAAAATTGGGGATAATGGAGTGATTACGATTATTTCTCCCAATCCGGAAGGAGGACAGAATATAAAAACGTCTATGCCTATGATTGTCGCAGAGGAGCTGGATGTAGACTGGAAGGATGTAATCGTTGAACAGGCTCCTTTGAACACAGAGCTTTATCAACGTCAGTTTATAGGAGGGAGCAATGCCATTCGATTTGCATGGAATAGCCTTCGTATGGCAGGTGCGACAGCTCGTCAAATGCTATGTAATGCAGCTGCCAGCGCTTGGGATGCATCGCCAGCAGAAATTACTACGGAGGCAGGGGTTCTGTATCATACAGCCAGTGGTAAATCTGCAGGATATGGAGAAATGGCTGCTGCAGCGACACAGACTCCAGTACCCGAAGAGGTACAATTAAAAAACGTACAGGATTTTACCCTCATTGGCACTTCTCGCAAAAATGTAGATAGCAGGAAAATCGTAACTGGTGAACCCTTATTTGGGATAGATACCCAAAAGGAAGGGATGCTAATTGCTATGATTATCCACCCTCCAGCTTTTGGGATGAAGTTATCATCTGTTGATGATGCTAAAGCCCGATCCATGCCTGGCATTCAGGATATCTTTCCTATCAAAGTGCTTGAAGATGATTTCAACAGGCAACATTTTGATACCTGTGCGTTTCTCGACGTACTGGCAATAGTAGGAAATTCAACCTGGGAGGTAATGCAGGCTAAAAAAACTCTTGAGGTGAAATGGGAGCCTTTTGAAAGCTATACAGAGGAAAGGCAGCCATTTAGAGGTCCTAAGTTAAACCTGCTTATCCCAGCTGGATTGGAGAATACAGCTGATCATCAGGCAAAAATGAGAGAACTGGATGCAAAAGCCGGTCAGCTAGTTCGTAAAGATGGAGACCCTGAATCGGCTTTTAAAAATGCAGCCAAAGTCATAGAACGCACGTATACTGCACCCTTCCTGGCTCATAATTGTATGGAGCCTATGAATTTTTTCGCAGAGGTTAAGGAGGGCAAAGCAAAATTGGCAGGGCCTCTTCAAAAAGCAGAACTTACTGAAAAAACCCTATCGGCCCGCCTGGGGATTCCTCTTGAAGATATTGACATTCAGTTGACCCGATTAGGCGGGGGATATGGACGCCGTTCCTATGCAAACTGGGCAATAGAAGCTGCCTTGATCTCCGAAAAGGTGAAGGCCCCGATTAAGCTCATTTATACGCGTGAGGACGATATGACAGGGGGCATTTATCGCCCCGCTTATCAGGCAAGCTATCGGGCAGCATTTGACATAGACAATAAGCTGACAGCCTTTCATGTAAAGGCAGGAGGCATTCCTGAAAGCCCCTTATATGCAAACCGATTTCCTGCTGGTGCCATTGATAATTATCTCGCGGAGAGTTGGACACTCAATACCAATATCACCATTGGCTCCTTTCGAGCACCCCGATCAAATTTCATTGCAGCTGCCGAGCAGTCTTTTTTGGATGAATTAGCTGAAGCGGTAGAAAAAGACCCGATTGAGTTCCGCCTGGAGCTTCTTGAACGTGCTGCAAAGCACCCTGTTGGAGAAAGAAATGACTATGATGCAGAGCGATATGCAGGAGTGTTGAAGCTACTCAAAGAGAAATCAGGCTGGGGAAAAGATCAGGACTCGCAGATCCGAAGAGGGGTATCTGCCTATTTTTGCCATAATTCCTACGCTGCTCAGGTCGTTGATCTTTATGTAAAAGATGGAAAGCCTGTGATCGAAAGGGTTTGCTGTGCGATTGATTGCGGCATTGTAATAAACCCTGATGCTGCGACCAATTTGTGTGAAGGTGCCATAGTAGATGGAATTGGTAATGCACTTTTTGGAGAATTAAGATTTCGTAAAGGAGTGCCTGAAAAAAACAATTTTCACCAGTATCGCATGATCCGCATGGGAGAAGCCCCTAAAGCAATTGATGTTCATTTTGTAGAAAATGAAATTGACCCTACAGGCTTAGGAGAACCTGCCTTCCCTCCTGTTTTTGGAGCCCTGGCAAATGCGTTGTATAAAGCTACCGGAGAGCGCCAGTACCATCAACCTTTTATCCTGGATAAAAAACAGATCTGA
- a CDS encoding T9SS type A sorting domain-containing protein, which produces MINLQVEAAAFPTVPEGYEPTTEIINSTYSDIIVLPATAGRLLHFDARLEGDNVYLDWEIEGDINTSSFIVERKTPDSEFLAIGGVKEFGERANFRRYTFKDEWELETNVRRQYRLKQKFEDGTFIYHDPITILSVPALSLEAFPSPVNNQLSLNLPETENRSYTVSFFNVSGTLLDKVEIKANSFGTKLQTFDMSRFSAGMLWVRVQSGHQSWEHKIIKN; this is translated from the coding sequence TTGATTAACCTGCAGGTTGAAGCAGCTGCTTTTCCTACGGTTCCTGAAGGATATGAGCCTACCACGGAAATTATTAACTCTACGTATAGTGATATTATTGTTTTACCAGCGACTGCAGGTCGATTGCTGCATTTTGATGCTCGCCTGGAAGGAGACAATGTTTACCTCGATTGGGAAATAGAGGGGGATATCAATACCAGTAGCTTTATAGTAGAGAGAAAAACTCCAGATTCAGAGTTCTTAGCAATAGGCGGAGTAAAAGAATTTGGAGAAAGAGCGAATTTTCGCAGATATACTTTCAAAGATGAGTGGGAACTTGAAACCAATGTTAGAAGACAATATCGTCTCAAGCAAAAATTTGAAGACGGGACTTTCATTTATCACGATCCCATTACCATACTTAGCGTACCCGCTCTAAGTTTAGAAGCCTTTCCAAGTCCGGTTAATAATCAGTTGAGCCTCAATCTACCCGAAACTGAAAACAGAAGTTATACAGTTTCTTTCTTCAATGTATCTGGCACTCTGCTGGATAAAGTTGAGATCAAAGCCAACTCCTTTGGAACTAAATTACAAACCTTCGATATGAGCAGATTCAGTGCAGGAATGCTCTGGGTCCGTGTTCAATCCGGCCATCAAAGCTGGGAACATAAGATCATTAAGAACTAA